In a single window of the Synechococcus sp. MW101C3 genome:
- a CDS encoding AbrB family transcriptional regulator: protein MLVGDALLEKARSLSSRSEDEIARGCGYVSPAGRLLKKSFYKALVDAKGYRISSDSAAQAAARGRQAEFRTRVHGNGNLLIGNAYTRRMGLTPGQEFRIQIHQETGSIWLLPLQEEASA, encoded by the coding sequence ATGCTGGTTGGCGATGCTCTGCTCGAGAAGGCCCGTTCGCTCAGCAGCCGCTCCGAAGACGAGATCGCCCGTGGCTGCGGCTATGTCTCCCCTGCCGGCCGTTTGCTGAAGAAGAGCTTCTACAAGGCCCTGGTGGATGCGAAGGGCTACAGAATTTCCAGTGATTCCGCTGCCCAGGCGGCCGCCAGAGGGCGACAGGCCGAGTTCCGCACCCGCGTGCATGGCAACGGCAACCTGCTGATCGGCAACGCCTACACCCGCCGCATGGGGCTCACCCCCGGGCAGGAATTCAGGATCCAGATCCATCAGGAAACCGGCTCCATCTGGCTGCTGCCACTGCAGGAGGAGGCCTCGGCCTGA
- a CDS encoding heme A synthase — translation MLFLTSHLVVALVALVAIGGATRVMEAGLACPDWPLCYGSFLPGGRMNLQVFLEWFHRLDAFLVGMALLVLAGWSVLRRLALPVWLPWASGAALLLVAVQGLLGALTVTQLLRFDVVTAHLGTALVLVALLSGVHQGLIPQPSFPGANTTTVGTAVTPPALLFVRAAGAATAMAALAVFAQAISGALMATQWASGRCLSSGEACSLLATHRQLAAPVALVVVLCCSVTLLTPATRRRSWPFALGGVLLVVVQVMLGVLTLRLSLAVPLITVGHQITAALLLGLLTALAVRNWSLAPAQPAAVQPLRSSTLESCHG, via the coding sequence TTGCTCTTTCTCACTTCTCACCTGGTCGTAGCCCTGGTGGCCCTGGTGGCGATCGGAGGCGCCACCAGGGTGATGGAGGCCGGTTTGGCCTGCCCTGACTGGCCACTTTGTTATGGCAGCTTTCTGCCGGGCGGACGCATGAACCTCCAGGTGTTTCTGGAGTGGTTTCACCGCCTTGATGCCTTTCTGGTGGGGATGGCTCTGCTGGTGCTCGCCGGCTGGAGCGTGTTGCGGCGCCTGGCGCTGCCGGTGTGGCTTCCCTGGGCCAGCGGCGCCGCGCTGCTGCTGGTTGCCGTTCAGGGCCTGCTGGGCGCCCTCACCGTCACCCAGTTGCTTCGATTCGATGTGGTGACGGCCCATCTCGGCACCGCCCTGGTGCTGGTGGCCCTGCTCAGCGGCGTCCACCAGGGCCTGATCCCCCAGCCCTCCTTCCCGGGGGCCAACACCACCACGGTCGGCACAGCCGTCACCCCTCCTGCTCTCCTCTTCGTCCGCGCTGCAGGTGCGGCCACGGCGATGGCCGCTCTCGCGGTGTTTGCTCAGGCGATTTCCGGAGCGCTCATGGCCACCCAGTGGGCCTCAGGCCGTTGCCTCAGCAGCGGCGAAGCCTGCAGCCTCCTGGCCACCCACCGCCAGCTGGCGGCGCCGGTGGCACTGGTGGTGGTGCTTTGCTGCAGCGTCACCCTGCTCACGCCTGCCACCCGCCGGCGCAGCTGGCCCTTTGCCCTCGGTGGGGTTCTGCTTGTCGTTGTGCAGGTGATGCTCGGGGTGCTCACCCTGCGTCTGTCGCTGGCCGTCCCGCTCATCACGGTCGGGCACCAGATCACGGCCGCCCTGCTGCTGGGTCTGCTCACTGCCCTGGCGGTGCGCAACTGGAGCCTGGCCCCAGCCCAGCCTGCGGCGGTCCAACCGCTTCGTTCTTCCACCCTGGAGAGTTGTCATGGTTAG
- a CDS encoding bifunctional nuclease family protein, with translation MVEMCVAGIALDAASRSPIVLLRDPNGRRQVPIWIDQSQAQNILAGMGDQQPPRPLSHDLMANLMAVGGVQLERVIIHTIEDNTFRAVLKLTDNEGEPSELDCRPSDAIALALRTGSGIWMLEEVVAEASIPVDAEADAEDQEDFRRFLDQVSPAELIRNVRRAQQEGYGESGGGTDPPPTVPGMGPAGPAGSGPKPSGPDGVPG, from the coding sequence ATGGTGGAAATGTGTGTGGCCGGGATCGCCCTGGACGCGGCCAGCCGGAGTCCGATCGTGTTGCTCAGGGACCCGAACGGCCGGCGTCAGGTGCCGATCTGGATCGACCAATCCCAGGCCCAGAACATCCTGGCCGGCATGGGTGATCAGCAACCGCCCCGCCCGCTCAGCCATGACCTGATGGCCAACCTGATGGCGGTGGGAGGCGTGCAGCTGGAGCGGGTGATCATCCACACGATCGAAGACAACACCTTCCGGGCTGTGTTGAAGCTCACCGACAACGAAGGAGAGCCCAGTGAGCTGGATTGCCGGCCCAGTGATGCCATCGCCCTGGCACTGCGCACCGGCAGCGGCATCTGGATGCTGGAGGAGGTGGTGGCCGAAGCCTCGATCCCCGTGGATGCCGAAGCCGACGCCGAGGACCAGGAGGATTTCCGCCGCTTCCTGGATCAGGTGAGCCCGGCGGAGCTGATCCGCAACGTGCGCCGTGCCCAGCAGGAGGGCTATGGCGAAAGCGGCGGTGGCACCGACCCCCCTCCGACCGTTCCAGGCATGGGGCCGGCCGGCCCCGCAGGCAGCGGACCCAAGCCCAGCGGGCCTGACGGTGTTCCCGGCTGA
- a CDS encoding DUF2232 domain-containing protein — MPPSLHRLSRRQALQLVETAYMAAATALLWAGLYYLPVGGALFRLALPLPIALLLLRQGWRCGWEGMVVASLLLVALMGPIRGPLVLFPYGALALWLGWGWRSNWSWWLTWGVGLVIGAGGFLVRVTVLSVLVGENLWVLITAAAAGLLERISALLNLGGGPDLLQVQALALGLVVVQNLIYVLALHAVAYWIFPRLQAPIPEPPEALRALVALDPL, encoded by the coding sequence ATGCCCCCTTCCCTCCACCGCCTCAGTCGGCGCCAGGCCCTTCAGCTGGTGGAAACCGCCTACATGGCTGCCGCCACCGCCCTGCTCTGGGCAGGCCTCTATTACCTGCCGGTGGGGGGCGCCCTGTTCCGCCTGGCTCTCCCCCTGCCGATCGCCCTGCTGCTGCTCCGCCAGGGCTGGCGCTGCGGCTGGGAAGGGATGGTGGTGGCCTCCCTGCTGCTGGTGGCTTTGATGGGCCCGATCCGCGGGCCGCTGGTGCTCTTCCCCTACGGAGCGCTGGCACTCTGGCTCGGCTGGGGTTGGCGGAGCAACTGGAGCTGGTGGCTCACCTGGGGCGTGGGGCTGGTGATCGGTGCGGGCGGCTTCCTGGTGCGGGTCACGGTGCTGTCGGTGCTGGTGGGCGAAAACCTGTGGGTGTTGATCACGGCCGCCGCCGCCGGGCTGCTGGAGCGCATCAGCGCCCTGCTGAACCTGGGTGGTGGCCCCGACCTGCTGCAGGTGCAGGCCCTGGCCCTGGGGTTGGTGGTGGTTCAGAACCTGATCTACGTGCTGGCCTTGCACGCGGTGGCCTACTGGATCTTTCCCCGGTTGCAGGCGCCGATCCCCGAACCGCCCGAAGCCCTGCGGGCCCTGGTGGCCCTTGACCCTCTCTGA
- a CDS encoding HdeD family acid-resistance protein produces MIVLGVLALIFPVVASLWVTAIVAVAFLVGGIVSWIDNLARSPHLSRSHTFWRLVVSTLFVVTGAWMILQFRAGFPSAAAQVAAFALAIGVVFVIEGLVAILVALAHRAARGWGWGLANGAVTLLLGVLILTMKFWNQLSVIGVLVGVSFLFSGIDLIGFSTSFHAQPADGHPADGKPADGRPADGQES; encoded by the coding sequence ATGATCGTGCTGGGGGTGCTGGCGCTGATCTTTCCAGTGGTGGCCTCCTTGTGGGTCACCGCGATCGTGGCGGTGGCCTTCCTGGTGGGGGGAATCGTGAGCTGGATCGACAACCTGGCCCGGTCGCCACACCTGAGCCGCTCGCACACCTTCTGGCGGCTGGTGGTGTCCACCCTGTTCGTGGTGACGGGCGCCTGGATGATCCTGCAGTTCCGCGCCGGTTTTCCCAGTGCCGCCGCCCAGGTGGCGGCCTTTGCGCTGGCGATCGGCGTGGTGTTCGTGATCGAAGGCCTGGTGGCGATCCTGGTGGCACTGGCGCACCGGGCTGCCCGCGGCTGGGGTTGGGGCCTGGCCAATGGGGCCGTCACCCTGCTGCTCGGCGTGCTGATCCTGACGATGAAGTTCTGGAATCAGCTGTCGGTGATCGGTGTGCTGGTGGGAGTGAGCTTCCTGTTCAGCGGCATCGATCTGATCGGCTTCAGCACCAGCTTTCACGCCCAGCCTGCGGATGGCCATCCCGCAGACGGAAAGCCTGCCGATGGCAGGCCTGCAGACGGTCAGGAATCCTGA
- a CDS encoding riboflavin synthase, whose translation MFTGLVRAVGQLRRHPRGVLVEGVEHLQPLALGDSIAVDGVCLTISELHPDGRSFRADVSDETLSRSTLAAKAAVGAAVNLEPALRLSDRLGGHLVSGHVDGLGEVVGVARQGESWRLELRWLDPSYGRYVCDKASVGIDGISLTVAGCSPQGERFWMAVIPHTWEVTTLKLRRVGDRVNLEADLLAKYTERLLAAGAASPAATADHSPQLERDWLAQHGWG comes from the coding sequence ATGTTCACCGGTCTGGTCCGGGCCGTGGGGCAGCTCAGGCGCCACCCCCGGGGGGTGCTGGTGGAAGGCGTGGAGCACCTGCAGCCCCTGGCCCTCGGCGACAGCATCGCGGTCGATGGGGTGTGCCTGACGATCTCCGAGCTGCACCCCGACGGCCGCAGCTTTCGCGCCGACGTCAGCGACGAGACCCTGAGCCGCAGCACCCTGGCGGCCAAGGCGGCGGTGGGCGCGGCCGTGAATCTGGAGCCGGCCCTGCGGCTGAGCGACCGGCTCGGCGGTCACCTGGTGAGCGGCCATGTGGACGGCCTGGGCGAGGTGGTGGGCGTGGCCCGACAGGGGGAGTCCTGGCGACTGGAGCTGCGCTGGCTGGATCCCAGCTACGGCCGCTATGTCTGCGACAAGGCGAGTGTGGGCATCGATGGCATCAGCCTCACCGTGGCGGGCTGCAGCCCCCAGGGGGAACGCTTCTGGATGGCGGTGATTCCCCACACCTGGGAGGTCACCACCTTGAAGCTTCGGCGGGTGGGGGACCGGGTGAACCTGGAAGCCGACCTGCTCGCCAAGTACACCGAGCGGCTGCTGGCGGCCGGCGCAGCGTCCCCCGCCGCCACGGCTGACCACAGCCCTCAGCTGGAGCGCGACTGGCTGGCGCAGCACGGCTGGGGCTGA
- a CDS encoding aldo/keto reductase gives MRAVDSAAQMGAVVEAAMAAGINHLETAPAYGPAEAHLGAALRQLAIPRERLLLTSKLLPGVDLATGQAQLQSSLKRLGLARLDNLAVHGLNRPDHLEWALQGDGAALLRWAQAEGLVGQVGFSSHGSTDLIERALASGRFGFCSLHLHLFDQERLPLARQALAAGIGVMAISPADKGGRLYDPPPELVEDCAPFTPLQLAYRFLLDAGVSTLTLGAARPEDLAWAVALAGADGPLSAVEKQALARLAEAGRRRLGAGACGQCRACLPCPSGVPIPALLRLRNLALGHGMTPFASERYNLIGRAGHWWEALDASACQQCGACLPRCPHGLPIPDLLAATHQLLAAPPRRRLWG, from the coding sequence ATGCGCGCGGTCGATTCGGCCGCCCAGATGGGCGCTGTGGTGGAAGCGGCTATGGCGGCGGGCATCAACCACCTGGAAACCGCGCCCGCCTACGGCCCGGCGGAGGCCCACCTGGGTGCCGCCCTGCGGCAGCTCGCCATCCCGAGGGAGCGGCTGCTGCTCACCAGCAAGCTGTTGCCGGGGGTGGATCTGGCCACCGGCCAGGCCCAGCTGCAGTCCTCCCTGAAGCGGCTGGGACTGGCCCGCCTCGACAACCTGGCGGTGCACGGCCTCAACCGGCCGGATCATCTCGAGTGGGCCCTGCAGGGGGACGGGGCCGCCCTGCTCCGCTGGGCGCAGGCCGAAGGGCTGGTGGGGCAGGTGGGGTTCAGCAGCCACGGCAGCACCGATCTGATCGAGCGGGCCCTGGCCAGTGGCCGTTTCGGTTTCTGCAGCCTGCATCTGCATCTGTTCGATCAGGAGCGCCTGCCCCTGGCCCGCCAGGCCCTCGCCGCCGGCATTGGCGTGATGGCAATCTCCCCCGCCGACAAAGGGGGGCGGCTGTACGACCCACCCCCCGAACTGGTGGAGGATTGCGCGCCCTTCACGCCCTTGCAGCTCGCCTATCGCTTTCTGCTGGACGCAGGCGTGTCCACGCTCACCCTCGGCGCCGCCCGGCCGGAGGATCTCGCTTGGGCCGTGGCCCTGGCCGGCGCCGATGGGCCGCTCAGCGCAGTGGAGAAGCAGGCGCTGGCGCGGCTGGCGGAGGCGGGCCGGCGCCGCCTGGGGGCGGGGGCCTGCGGCCAGTGCCGCGCCTGCCTGCCCTGCCCGAGCGGGGTGCCGATTCCGGCGCTGCTGCGCCTGCGCAACCTGGCTCTCGGTCATGGCATGACCCCCTTCGCCAGCGAGCGTTACAACCTGATCGGCAGGGCCGGTCACTGGTGGGAGGCGCTTGATGCCTCCGCCTGCCAGCAGTGCGGCGCCTGCCTGCCCCGCTGCCCCCACGGCTTGCCGATCCCGGACCTGCTGGCGGCCACCCATCAACTCCTCGCCGCGCCACCACGGCGGCGGCTGTGGGGCTGA
- a CDS encoding cytochrome c oxidase subunit 3 produces the protein MTILSPSTDSLPAVAGAAAPVLEEGHGDYRMFGLATFLLADGMTFAGFFAAYLTFRAVNPLPPGAVYELELILPTINTALLVLSSFTFHRAASELKQERMGRCRWWLLVTASLGFAFLGGQMVEYFSLPFGLTDNLYASTFYALTGFHGLHVCLGALMIMIVWWQARQPGRFTPSEHFGLAAAELYWHFVDVIWLILFGILYLL, from the coding sequence ATGACCATCCTCTCCCCCAGCACCGATTCGCTGCCGGCCGTTGCTGGAGCTGCAGCACCGGTTCTTGAAGAGGGGCACGGCGATTACCGCATGTTCGGGCTGGCCACCTTCCTGCTGGCCGATGGCATGACCTTCGCCGGCTTCTTCGCCGCTTATCTCACCTTTCGGGCTGTCAATCCGCTGCCGCCCGGTGCGGTGTATGAGCTGGAGCTGATCCTGCCCACGATCAACACCGCCCTGCTGGTGCTGAGTAGCTTCACCTTCCACCGCGCGGCCTCCGAGCTGAAGCAGGAGCGCATGGGCCGCTGCCGCTGGTGGCTGCTGGTGACGGCGAGCCTGGGCTTCGCCTTTCTCGGCGGGCAGATGGTGGAGTATTTCTCCCTGCCTTTCGGTCTCACCGACAACCTCTACGCCAGCACCTTCTACGCGCTCACCGGGTTTCACGGCCTGCACGTGTGTCTGGGGGCCCTGATGATCATGATTGTTTGGTGGCAGGCGCGGCAGCCCGGCCGCTTCACCCCCAGCGAGCACTTCGGCCTGGCGGCTGCGGAGCTCTACTGGCATTTCGTCGACGTGATCTGGTTGATTCTCTTCGGAATTCTCTATCTGCTGTAA
- the cobT gene encoding nicotinate mononucleotide-dependent phosphoribosyltransferase CobT, whose product MVLQLTGDAAQADRWTMQMTAGWQDALVLLLLAGTDTAAVPGISAAGATPDSRRRTAAADAELLLLGPGTARPHALPPLPAGVSPALISHVVMQGLQLTPLVVDLGCPVAPAVPHIRLGQQPALCLSSGRAMGEERVRALLALGRRWAQSWQERWRAAPQLPPLVLAECVPGGTSTAQAVLTGLGVAAGGLVSGSLRSPAHDLKAALVDQGLRAAGLAGAGAADLDPVKVVAAVGDPMQPLAAGVLLAAAEGHWPVLLAGGSQMAAVLALALALADVPLRGRLVAAAAVGTTSWVARERSSDLALLLQRVADRWQVAAPASFATELCFSNCRSPALQDYERGYVKEGVGAGGLALLWEWSGRSPGDLAADCDRAQERLIASL is encoded by the coding sequence ATGGTGCTGCAGCTGACGGGCGACGCTGCTCAAGCCGATCGCTGGACCATGCAGATGACCGCCGGCTGGCAGGACGCGCTGGTGCTGCTGCTGCTGGCCGGCACCGACACCGCCGCCGTGCCGGGCATCTCCGCAGCCGGCGCCACCCCGGACTCCCGTCGCCGCACGGCCGCCGCCGATGCTGAGCTGCTGCTGCTGGGCCCTGGCACAGCCCGGCCCCATGCCCTGCCCCCCCTGCCGGCGGGCGTCAGTCCGGCGTTGATCTCCCATGTGGTGATGCAGGGGCTGCAGCTCACGCCCCTGGTGGTCGACCTGGGCTGTCCAGTGGCACCGGCGGTGCCCCACATCCGCCTGGGGCAGCAGCCGGCGCTCTGCCTCAGCAGCGGCCGTGCCATGGGCGAAGAGCGGGTGCGGGCACTGCTGGCGCTGGGGCGCCGCTGGGCGCAGAGCTGGCAGGAGCGTTGGCGGGCGGCCCCGCAGCTCCCGCCGCTGGTGCTGGCCGAATGCGTCCCGGGCGGCACCAGCACCGCCCAGGCGGTGCTCACCGGTCTGGGCGTGGCGGCCGGCGGGCTGGTGAGCGGCAGCCTGCGCAGCCCCGCCCACGACCTCAAGGCGGCCCTGGTGGACCAGGGGCTGCGGGCAGCGGGCCTGGCCGGTGCCGGCGCTGCGGACCTGGATCCCGTAAAGGTGGTGGCGGCGGTGGGGGATCCGATGCAACCGCTGGCGGCGGGGGTGCTGCTGGCGGCAGCCGAAGGGCACTGGCCGGTGCTGCTGGCGGGAGGCAGCCAGATGGCGGCGGTGCTGGCCCTGGCCCTGGCCCTGGCCGATGTGCCGCTGCGGGGCCGGTTGGTGGCGGCAGCGGCCGTGGGCACCACCAGCTGGGTGGCGCGGGAACGCAGCAGCGATCTGGCGCTGCTGCTGCAGCGCGTGGCAGACCGCTGGCAAGTGGCGGCACCGGCCAGCTTCGCCACGGAGCTGTGCTTCAGCAACTGCCGCAGCCCGGCCCTGCAGGACTACGAGCGCGGTTATGTCAAGGAGGGGGTGGGCGCCGGCGGCCTGGCGCTGCTGTGGGAGTGGAGCGGCCGCAGCCCCGGCGACCTGGCTGCCGACTGCGACCGGGCCCAGGAGCGTCTGATCGCCTCCCTCTAG
- a CDS encoding cytochrome c oxidase subunit II, producing MPIPSTIVTLVVGMLLVLVGLWVGQNVNLLPVAASSNAPLYDQLFTVLFVIGTILFLGILGLLLYSLIRFRRKDGDLGDGVAVEGNLQLEIFWTAVPAVVVLFVGIYSYDIYDRMGGMIPLSDPHAMHSGMAMQTASPASSDPMPPGMVMAANLPSAAEGVEARTWGGIGGSPGSSSGALPVDVTALQFAFLFHYPQGDFISGELHVKEGQQVELRMEARDVIHAFWVPEFRLKQDVIPGQPTILTFTPTRAGSYPIVCAELCGPYHGGMRSTVVVHEPDAFDAWLDQNRPATVASAVPGPSATG from the coding sequence GTGCCGATTCCTTCAACCATCGTCACCCTGGTGGTGGGGATGCTGCTTGTCCTCGTTGGCCTCTGGGTTGGTCAGAACGTCAACCTGCTGCCGGTTGCCGCCAGCTCCAACGCCCCCCTCTACGACCAGCTCTTCACCGTGCTGTTCGTGATTGGAACCATACTTTTCCTCGGTATTCTCGGGCTACTTCTGTATAGCTTGATTCGTTTTCGCCGCAAGGACGGCGATCTCGGCGATGGGGTCGCGGTGGAAGGAAATCTCCAGCTTGAGATCTTCTGGACGGCCGTTCCCGCCGTGGTGGTCCTGTTTGTGGGCATCTACAGCTACGACATCTATGACCGCATGGGCGGGATGATTCCTCTCAGCGACCCCCACGCCATGCACAGCGGCATGGCGATGCAAACCGCCTCGCCTGCCTCCAGCGATCCGATGCCACCGGGAATGGTGATGGCGGCGAACCTGCCTTCAGCGGCAGAAGGCGTGGAGGCTCGCACCTGGGGCGGCATCGGTGGTTCGCCCGGCAGCAGCAGCGGCGCCTTGCCCGTTGACGTCACCGCCCTTCAGTTCGCCTTTCTGTTCCACTATCCCCAGGGTGATTTCATCAGCGGCGAGCTGCATGTGAAAGAGGGGCAACAGGTGGAGTTACGCATGGAGGCCCGTGATGTGATCCATGCCTTCTGGGTGCCGGAATTCCGCCTCAAGCAGGACGTGATTCCAGGCCAACCCACGATCCTCACCTTCACGCCTACCCGCGCCGGCAGCTATCCGATCGTGTGCGCCGAGTTGTGCGGCCCTTATCACGGCGGCATGCGCTCCACCGTGGTGGTGCATGAGCCCGATGCCTTCGACGCCTGGCTGGATCAGAACCGTCCTGCCACCGTGGCCAGTGCCGTGCCGGGGCCATCAGCGACCGGTTGA
- the ctaD gene encoding cytochrome c oxidase subunit I gives MTLALPPTTSSAPPSLQPEGWLRYLSFSLDHKVIGLQYLVTGFLFYFIGGALAGMIRIELVSPMSDFLQRDTYNEVLTLHGTVMIFLWIVPVVNGAFGNYLIPFYVGARDMAFPRLNAVAFWLIPPAGILLIASYFIAGASQSGWTAYPPLSLTTPAAGQVVWILSVLLLGGSSIFGGINFIATVLKMRRPGLKMMQLPMYCWAMLGTSFLVVLATPVLAGTLVLLSFDILAHTGFFNPALGGNAVVYQHLFWFYSHPAVYIMVLPAFGLVSEILPVHARKPLFGYTTMVYSILGIVFLGLIVWAHHMFTSATPPWMRLFFTIATAFIAVPTGIKFFNWLATLWGGKIALNSAMLFSCAFIVHFVFGGITGVALAQVPFDIHVHDTYFVVAHFHYIVYGGTVFVVFASLYHWYPKFTGRMLNEDLGRLHFLLTFVGFNLCFAPQHWLGLNGMPRRVAEYDPQFTLVNQISSVGALLMAISTLPLLINVIWSAFRGPVAGDNPWNALTPEWLTSSPPPVENWKGPAPLVTHPYGYGVPEGQIDLKGASGRELWTSGS, from the coding sequence ATGACCCTGGCCCTGCCGCCCACCACCAGCTCAGCTCCGCCGAGCCTCCAGCCCGAGGGTTGGCTTCGGTATCTGAGTTTCAGCCTGGATCACAAGGTGATCGGTCTCCAGTACCTGGTCACAGGATTCCTCTTCTATTTCATCGGCGGCGCCCTGGCCGGCATGATCCGCATTGAGCTGGTCAGTCCGATGTCGGACTTTCTGCAGCGGGACACTTACAACGAGGTGCTCACCCTGCACGGCACGGTGATGATCTTCCTCTGGATCGTGCCTGTCGTGAACGGGGCCTTCGGCAACTACCTCATCCCCTTTTATGTGGGCGCCAGGGACATGGCCTTCCCTCGGCTCAACGCGGTGGCCTTCTGGTTGATCCCCCCCGCGGGCATCCTGCTGATCGCCAGCTACTTCATTGCCGGCGCCTCCCAATCAGGTTGGACGGCTTATCCACCCCTGAGCCTCACCACTCCGGCAGCCGGGCAGGTGGTGTGGATTCTGAGTGTGCTGTTGCTGGGGGGCAGCTCAATCTTCGGCGGCATCAACTTCATTGCCACCGTGCTGAAGATGCGCCGGCCAGGCCTGAAGATGATGCAGCTGCCGATGTACTGCTGGGCCATGCTCGGCACCAGCTTTCTGGTGGTGCTGGCCACGCCGGTGCTGGCAGGAACCTTGGTGCTCCTCAGCTTCGACATCCTCGCCCACACTGGCTTCTTCAATCCCGCCCTGGGCGGCAATGCGGTGGTGTACCAGCATCTCTTCTGGTTCTATTCACACCCGGCCGTTTACATCATGGTGCTGCCGGCTTTTGGCCTGGTCAGTGAGATTCTGCCGGTTCATGCCCGCAAGCCCCTGTTCGGCTACACCACCATGGTGTATTCGATCCTCGGCATCGTGTTTCTTGGACTGATCGTGTGGGCCCACCACATGTTCACCAGTGCAACACCGCCCTGGATGCGCCTGTTTTTCACGATCGCCACGGCCTTCATCGCCGTGCCCACCGGCATCAAGTTCTTCAACTGGCTGGCCACCCTCTGGGGCGGCAAGATCGCCCTCAACAGCGCCATGCTGTTCTCCTGTGCCTTCATCGTTCACTTCGTGTTCGGGGGCATCACCGGGGTGGCCCTGGCCCAGGTTCCCTTTGATATCCACGTCCACGACACCTACTTCGTGGTGGCCCACTTCCACTACATCGTCTATGGCGGCACAGTGTTTGTGGTGTTTGCCTCGCTCTACCACTGGTATCCGAAGTTCACCGGCCGCATGCTCAATGAAGATCTGGGCCGGCTGCACTTCCTGCTCACCTTCGTGGGCTTCAACCTCTGTTTTGCGCCTCAGCACTGGCTGGGCCTGAACGGCATGCCCCGCCGGGTCGCTGAATACGACCCCCAGTTCACCCTCGTGAACCAGATCAGCAGTGTGGGGGCTCTGCTGATGGCGATCAGCACCCTCCCCCTGCTGATCAACGTGATCTGGAGTGCCTTCCGGGGTCCTGTGGCCGGCGACAACCCCTGGAATGCACTCACCCCTGAGTGGCTGACCAGCTCGCCGCCGCCGGTGGAGAACTGGAAGGGCCCGGCCCCCCTTGTCACCCACCCCTACGGCTATGGCGTTCCCGAAGGGCAGATCGATCTGAAGGGAGCCTCCGGCAGGGAACTCTGGACCTCAGGCAGCTGA